One window from the genome of Dyadobacter sp. CECT 9275 encodes:
- a CDS encoding LytR/AlgR family response regulator transcription factor yields the protein MNCVAIDDEPLALDVIRKYVSEVEGVTLTATFDDAISGATYLKTEKTDLLFVDINMPDISGLQLVAALENKPMVIFTTAHKKYAFDGFELEAVDYLLKPIAFERFKKAVQKAEALYDLRNEPVKTAEPIIVRSEYKMVKINPEDIEYIEGMEDYIKIHLRNTHQPILTLMSLKGFLEKLPDGDFSRIHRSYIVPNAGVRSISNKKVFLQNGKELTISDSYLDFIEKWKAK from the coding sequence ATGAATTGTGTCGCCATAGATGATGAGCCACTCGCGCTGGATGTGATCCGGAAATATGTTTCGGAAGTGGAGGGTGTAACGCTCACTGCTACTTTCGACGATGCCATCAGCGGAGCCACATACCTGAAAACAGAGAAAACAGACCTCCTCTTTGTCGATATCAATATGCCGGATATTTCCGGGCTGCAACTTGTGGCAGCCCTTGAAAATAAGCCCATGGTCATTTTTACAACGGCACATAAAAAATACGCTTTTGACGGCTTTGAGCTGGAAGCTGTGGATTATTTATTGAAACCCATTGCTTTTGAACGATTTAAAAAGGCAGTTCAAAAGGCAGAAGCCCTTTATGATCTCAGAAATGAACCGGTTAAAACTGCGGAACCTATCATAGTCCGGTCGGAGTATAAAATGGTCAAGATTAATCCTGAGGATATTGAGTACATAGAAGGCATGGAAGATTATATTAAAATCCATCTTCGGAATACCCATCAGCCCATACTCACCCTGATGTCCCTCAAAGGTTTTCTGGAAAAATTACCAGATGGAGATTTCAGCCGGATACACCGGAGTTACATCGTTCCTAACGCGGGGGTCAGGTCTATATCCAATAAGAAAGTTTTCCTCCAAAACGGGAAAGAGCTGACTATCAGCGACAGCTACCTCGACTTTATCGAAAAGTGGAAAGCTAAATAG